The Methanosarcina barkeri MS DNA window TTCCGGGTCAAGCATACCTGCTTTCTGTTCAATTCTAACTGTTGCCTGGTACTGCATTTATAAACCTCAATTTTAAATTTTGAAATTAACTGAATGTCCCCACTTTTCGGGACTCGAATGCGGGATTAAATAAGATAAGTAAATAATTCTCATTTTCACCATACTAATTATAAGGTATTTGATTTATTTTTTGGCGAGAATTATAGTGTTAGGTTTTCCTAATGTGTCTTTTGTTTATTTTTGGACGTTAGCTGGTTCTTATCGCCTTACCAGCGCCGATTTCAAGGGAAATAAGGATAAAACATATTTAATCTTATGGGTTTCAGTTTGTTTTGGCTGCTGTGGCTGGTTGAGTACTAAAAATAGAGATTTCAATTGAGTCCTGAATGCTTATAGGCTCTCTAAATATCATTGAAATGGTCATTTTCTGGCTCATTTTTAAAACTCAAAACTTCCTATAAGGCTCAAAAATCATCTTAAAATCCAAATATTACTCTAAAAATTAAAACTTATTTTAAAAATCTAAATATTTTACGGGTCTCTGGGGCAACAAGGCTTACTTTAAAAAGGCGCACGTGGCTACATCAGGTCGGACTTTACTGTATAAAAAATACACTTGCTGGAGTTTTTTGTCTATCAAGCGATAAAACAAGGATAAACTGAGGATAAACTGAGGATAAACTGAGGATAAACTGAGGATAAACTGAGGATAAACTGAGGATAAACTGAGGATAAAACTACGCGAGAGGCCACTTCAGCCAATTATGAAAGTTTTGTATGAATTTTAAGGAGACAAAAAAATAAAAAAATAACTGTGGGAAGTTTTAACTTCCCTTACTTCTTATTACTCAGACTTAGTTCAGTATCTGATTAATTTTGCTGTAAAAATCTATGATAACACCAGTTGCCTCATTGTCCATGTTCAGTTGGAAAGTTCGGATTTGCTTACCCAGGGGTTTTTCCTGAACAATACCTGAAAGAACCAAAGGTGTAATAACTCTTGATACGCTGGAATGAGACAGACCAGTTTCTTCAGCTATCCCTGAAAGATAGGTTGGTTCGTTCTGGTTTTTTATCAAGTTCTTAAGAACTGTCATCTGTGCGGTTTTTCCAAATATTTTTTCCATTGAATCCATTGATATCATCTCAGAGGTGGCTATTCTCTATAAGTGATTTCCAGTTCCAATAACTGTTGACGGTTAATAAACTTATCTTCTAATTTAATAGGTTAGAGATCTGTACGAATACTCTTAATATCTGGATTCTCTACTTTATCGAGAATGTTTAATCTCTCTAATTTAGCTTCAAGCGCGTAAGTCGTATATATATTATAACTTTTTATCTTCACTACGAGATTTTATGGAGATTTAATATGAGAAGCGATATCATCAAAGAGGGACCGGAAAAGGCTCCCAATCGCTCACTTCTAAAAGCGACCGGAGTCACAGATTCCGAGATGAGAAAGCCGTTTATTGCAGTTGTCAATTCCTGGAACGATATAATTCCTGGTCATATGCACCTTAACAAACTTGCTGAGGCTGTAAAAGCCGGAATCAGGAATGCCGGAGGAGTTCCTTTTGAATTCTCTACCATAGGAGTCTGCGACGGTATTGCAATGGGGCACGAGGGTATGAAATATTCCCTTCCCAGCAGAGAAATTATTGAAGATACAATTGAACTGATGGTTCAAGCTCATCAGTTTGATGGTATGGTCCTCATTCCCACATGTGACAAGATTGTGCCAGGTCACCTTATGGCAGCAGGCAGACTTGATATCCCTGCAATTGTTGTAACCGGAGGGCCTATGCTCCCTGGATACATCGATGACGGTTACAAGGATTTCATTTCAGTCTCCGAAGGAGTAGGGGCTCATAGAGTAGGCAAGATTTCAGACGACGATCTTAAAAGACTTGAAAATTTTGCATGTAATGGAGCCGGGTCCTGCGCAGGGATGTTTACTGCAAATACTATGGCCTGCATGACCGAAGCGCTTGGCCTGAGTCTTCCGGGCTGTGCAACTGCTCATGCAGTGGATGCAAAAAAGGTCCGAATTGCCAAGGAATCCGGTGAGCGTATTGTCGAAATGGTTAAAGAGAACCTGACTCCCAGAAAGATTGTCACTTTTAAATCTTTTGAG harbors:
- a CDS encoding MarR family transcriptional regulator produces the protein MDSMEKIFGKTAQMTVLKNLIKNQNEPTYLSGIAEETGLSHSSVSRVITPLVLSGIVQEKPLGKQIRTFQLNMDNEATGVIIDFYSKINQILN